One window of the Labilibaculum sp. genome contains the following:
- the nagB gene encoding glucosamine-6-phosphate deaminase: MENQILQFREELDEAKLYYQPSDEFDRTVKTRYEKMPADIFSTAEKAAKWVAGEIANEIKQKQKLGEKCVLGLATGATPLGVYSELIRLHKEEGLSFLNVITFNLDEYYPMLKLSAQSYNHYMNDVLFNHIDIPKNQIHVPNGEVSKITITGYCKEYEKIIDSFGGLDLQILGIGRTGHIGFNEPGSQLDSITRLIMLDSLTRRDAAKDFNGLNNVPKAAITMGVGTIFKAKRVILMAWGEGKAAIVKKALEESQCDAVPASYLQRHTDVKFVLDVPAASELSRVKNPWLVGSIEWDRYWIRKAAVWLCNKLQKPILKLTNRDYNDNGLSELLALYGSAYEVNIKVFNDLQHTITGWPGGKPNADDSHRPERAEPASKRVLVFSPHPDDDVISMGGTLKRLVDQNHEVHVAYQTSGNIAVADDEAVRYLSFVKSFSRTHDTNEGNLQCVIEDIQKFLLENKKPGGIDTAEVRNMKALIRRGEAKAACRFVGIRSKNLHFLDLPFYETGTVKKNPLGKEDVRILVNLLRKIKPHQIFAAGDWSDPHGTHRVCWEGIYQALKIVKDEEWMKDCYIWLYRGAWQEWDLDEIQMAVPVSPEELQHKRNAILRHQSQMESAPFMGNDSRLFWQRSEERNRATADLFNKLGLAEYEAIEAFVRFIV, from the coding sequence ATGGAGAATCAGATACTGCAATTTAGAGAAGAGCTTGATGAAGCCAAGTTGTATTACCAACCTTCAGATGAGTTCGACAGAACAGTGAAAACCCGGTACGAGAAAATGCCGGCAGATATTTTTTCAACTGCTGAAAAGGCGGCTAAATGGGTTGCCGGCGAAATTGCAAATGAAATTAAGCAAAAACAAAAGCTTGGTGAAAAGTGTGTTTTGGGATTAGCTACTGGTGCAACCCCATTGGGGGTGTATTCCGAATTGATTCGTTTGCACAAAGAGGAAGGTTTATCATTCCTGAATGTGATTACTTTTAATTTGGATGAGTATTATCCGATGCTGAAACTGAGTGCGCAAAGCTATAATCATTACATGAATGATGTTTTGTTTAATCATATCGATATTCCTAAAAATCAAATTCATGTTCCAAATGGTGAGGTAAGCAAGATTACAATTACCGGATACTGTAAGGAATATGAAAAGATAATTGATTCGTTTGGAGGATTGGATTTGCAAATACTTGGAATTGGTCGTACAGGGCACATTGGGTTTAATGAACCAGGTTCGCAACTGGATTCGATAACCCGATTGATTATGCTTGACTCTTTGACCAGACGAGATGCAGCCAAAGACTTTAATGGATTAAACAATGTACCTAAGGCGGCCATAACAATGGGTGTTGGAACCATATTTAAAGCCAAAAGGGTTATTTTAATGGCTTGGGGCGAAGGAAAAGCGGCGATTGTAAAAAAAGCATTGGAAGAAAGTCAGTGTGATGCTGTTCCCGCCAGTTATTTGCAACGGCATACCGATGTGAAGTTCGTTTTGGATGTGCCGGCAGCAAGTGAATTGTCAAGAGTAAAAAATCCTTGGTTGGTTGGAAGTATTGAGTGGGATCGGTATTGGATTCGGAAAGCGGCAGTTTGGTTGTGTAATAAATTACAAAAACCAATTTTAAAACTGACTAATCGTGATTATAATGATAATGGATTGAGTGAGTTACTTGCTTTGTATGGCTCGGCTTACGAGGTAAATATTAAGGTGTTTAATGATTTGCAGCACACCATAACCGGTTGGCCTGGAGGAAAGCCAAATGCTGATGATTCTCATCGTCCGGAGAGAGCAGAACCTGCAAGTAAAAGAGTTTTGGTTTTTAGTCCGCACCCTGATGATGATGTAATTTCGATGGGAGGAACTTTGAAACGATTGGTGGATCAAAACCATGAAGTTCATGTTGCATACCAAACTTCAGGAAATATTGCGGTTGCCGATGATGAGGCGGTGAGATATCTTTCTTTTGTAAAAAGTTTTTCGAGAACTCATGATACAAACGAGGGCAATCTTCAGTGTGTGATTGAAGATATTCAAAAATTTCTGTTGGAAAACAAAAAGCCGGGGGGGATAGATACAGCTGAAGTGCGCAATATGAAAGCCTTAATCAGGAGAGGAGAGGCAAAAGCTGCCTGCCGTTTTGTAGGTATTCGATCTAAGAACCTTCATTTTTTGGATCTTCCTTTTTATGAAACGGGTACGGTTAAGAAAAATCCGTTGGGGAAAGAAGATGTTCGTATTCTTGTGAATTTGCTTCGAAAAATAAAGCCGCATCAGATATTTGCTGCGGGTGATTGGTCTGATCCTCATGGAACGCACCGGGTATGTTGGGAAGGAATTTACCAGGCATTAAAAATAGTGAAAGATGAAGAGTGGATGAAGGATTGCTATATATGGTTATACCGTGGAGCTTGGCAGGAGTGGGATTTGGACGAAATCCAAATGGCTGTTCCGGTTAGTCCTGAAGAATTGCAGCACAAACGGAATGCAATATTACGACATCAATCGCAAATGGAAAGTGCTCCCTTTATGGGAAATGATTCCCGCTTATTCTGGCAAAGATCAGAAGAAAGAAATAGGGCTACAGCCGATTTATTTAACAAATTGGGCTTGGCAGAATACGAGGCAATTGAAGCTTTTGTCAGGTTTATTGTTTAG